The following are from one region of the Methanospirillum hungatei genome:
- a CDS encoding cache domain-containing protein, whose protein sequence is MVPVSSSSTETGSQGDLVWSGTVLSIRNVSVHDLIRFVETATVYAEREGKDAALHEFALQNGSFTRGDLYIWAYDFEGVNLAHPWHPEFSGKNKLDLTDPTGFHMITAMRDMAFNGSGFVWYQYENPVSGAIEPKLAYVKRVDDTWWLASGIYGPNVSVPQDTPDSIRDFLIGHVQKALDYVQEHGEEDAVALFNDPSGPFVTNETYVFAFDNTGTTLAMPFYPDTIGKNERDKVDVNGVLIGEEKLMVAADGGGFFYYVFENPHAQNASQFKVSFIHPVSDSLIVGAGMNLPDVHASFSEKRRVALISKVQKAAAFVQEHGKEAAIMEFNDLNGSFSDREMFVFAFDSNGILLANPFLPGLVGQSRLQDRDPYGKYPVKQLIWNAKQGGGFTYYFFADPAFEYAVRLKLGYTEMAEDDLIVGAGIFPES, encoded by the coding sequence ATGGTTCCTGTTTCATCATCTAGTACAGAAACGGGGAGTCAGGGAGATCTTGTTTGGTCTGGAACAGTCCTCTCAATCAGGAATGTCTCAGTACATGATCTCATCAGATTTGTTGAAACTGCAACAGTTTATGCAGAACGGGAAGGAAAAGATGCTGCATTGCATGAATTTGCCCTACAGAACGGTTCATTTACCCGTGGCGATCTGTATATCTGGGCATATGATTTTGAAGGTGTTAACCTGGCTCATCCATGGCATCCGGAATTTTCAGGCAAGAATAAGTTGGATCTTACTGATCCGACCGGTTTTCACATGATAACAGCCATGCGGGATATGGCCTTTAATGGGAGCGGATTTGTCTGGTACCAGTACGAGAATCCGGTTTCCGGAGCAATTGAACCAAAGCTTGCATATGTGAAGCGTGTAGATGATACCTGGTGGCTTGCTTCTGGTATATATGGTCCAAATGTATCGGTGCCACAGGATACGCCAGATTCTATTCGGGATTTCCTCATTGGACATGTCCAAAAAGCACTCGACTATGTACAGGAACATGGAGAAGAGGATGCAGTTGCCCTGTTTAATGACCCTTCAGGACCATTTGTGACAAATGAGACCTATGTGTTTGCCTTTGACAATACCGGAACTACGCTTGCAATGCCGTTTTACCCAGATACTATTGGGAAAAATGAACGGGATAAGGTTGATGTAAATGGAGTGCTTATCGGCGAAGAAAAACTCATGGTAGCAGCAGACGGCGGTGGGTTCTTTTATTATGTTTTTGAAAATCCACATGCACAGAATGCTTCCCAGTTTAAAGTCTCATTTATTCATCCGGTTTCTGATAGTCTCATCGTCGGAGCCGGAATGAACCTTCCTGACGTCCATGCCTCGTTTTCTGAGAAAAGACGTGTGGCCCTCATATCAAAAGTCCAAAAAGCAGCGGCATTTGTACAAGAACATGGGAAAGAGGCTGCAATAATGGAATTTAATGATCTAAATGGTTCATTTTCTGATAGGGAGATGTTTGTCTTTGCCTTCGACTCTAATGGCATTCTTTTAGCCAACCCCTTCCTTCCTGGACTGGTAGGACAGAGTCGTCTTCAGGATCGGGATCCCTATGGCAAATATCCGGTTAAACAACTCATCTGGAACGCAAAACAGGGGGGAGGATTTACCTATTATTTCTTTGCTGATCCGGCATTTGAGTATGCAGTCAGATTAAAACTTGGGTATACTGAAATGGCAGAGGATGACTTGATTGTAGGTGCCGGTATATTTCCCGAGTCCTAA
- a CDS encoding sulfite exporter TauE/SafE family protein, whose amino-acid sequence MNELIEFFAACIAGILNAVAGGGTLVSFPVLIALGIPPITANITNTLALCPGYFGGIIAQRKEFKTQKNRLWQIIPISILGGLIGGFLLVHSDEQSFRILIPYLILFATLLLVLQVPIKRWIQYRSDIHSPPSSVQYGGFLLLFLSSVYGGYFGAGVSVIVIAVLGLLYDDSLASLNILKLAISFSVNVTAAVFFIFSGTIEWLIVLVMSVGSILGGLLGGTLVEKINPDLFRWVIICVGLLLSGAYFYTG is encoded by the coding sequence ATGAATGAGCTGATTGAATTTTTTGCAGCATGTATAGCAGGGATTCTGAATGCAGTAGCGGGAGGAGGCACACTGGTTAGTTTTCCAGTACTTATTGCTCTTGGAATTCCTCCCATAACCGCAAACATTACCAATACCCTTGCACTCTGTCCAGGATATTTTGGCGGTATAATTGCACAGCGGAAAGAGTTTAAAACTCAGAAAAACAGGCTTTGGCAGATAATTCCAATCAGTATCCTGGGAGGTTTGATCGGAGGATTTTTACTTGTTCACTCTGATGAACAATCATTTCGGATTCTCATTCCCTATCTGATTTTGTTTGCAACACTTCTTCTAGTACTGCAGGTTCCCATAAAGAGATGGATACAATATCGTTCAGATATCCACTCTCCTCCTTCTTCGGTTCAGTATGGGGGATTTCTTCTCCTGTTCCTGTCGTCTGTTTATGGCGGGTATTTTGGAGCAGGTGTCAGTGTTATCGTTATTGCCGTCCTGGGACTATTGTATGATGACTCGTTGGCAAGCCTGAACATTCTGAAACTTGCGATATCGTTCAGTGTTAATGTAACCGCCGCTGTGTTTTTTATCTTCTCCGGAACAATTGAATGGCTTATTGTTCTTGTTATGAGTGTCGGCTCAATTCTGGGCGGTCTGTTAGGTGGCACTCTGGTCGAAAAGATAAATCCTGACCTCTTTCGATGGGTAATTATCTGTGTAGGATTGTTACTTTCTGGAGCATATTTCTATACTGGGTAA
- a CDS encoding VOC family protein — MIRYQSVVLLCSDIAISKQFYQDLFQLEIELDIGGLVTFVGGISLWEKKDALYLLYPGSDTITNPEKPAQELYFETDEIVEFSTILQERKVPLLHQIQVTPWNQRTIRFFDPDGNLIEVGESMEHVVKNLGKEGLPPEKIAEKTWMPLEYIKMILQ, encoded by the coding sequence ATGATACGGTATCAATCAGTTGTCCTGTTATGTTCAGACATAGCCATATCAAAACAGTTTTATCAGGATCTCTTTCAGTTGGAGATTGAACTTGACATTGGAGGTCTTGTCACATTCGTTGGCGGAATCTCTCTTTGGGAGAAGAAAGATGCATTATATCTCCTCTACCCCGGATCTGACACGATAACAAATCCAGAAAAGCCAGCACAGGAACTCTACTTTGAGACTGATGAAATTGTGGAATTTTCTACCATACTGCAGGAGAGAAAAGTGCCCCTCCTTCACCAGATTCAGGTTACTCCCTGGAATCAGCGTACAATCCGATTCTTTGATCCTGATGGGAACCTGATTGAGGTTGGTGAGTCTATGGAACATGTTGTGAAAAACCTGGGAAAAGAAGGATTACCACCTGAAAAAATTGCAGAAAAGACCTGGATGCCTCTTGAATATATTAAAATGATACTACAATAG
- a CDS encoding flavodoxin family protein, with product MKVVAFNGSPRKEGNTSILLSTVCDELKKEGIETEIIQIGGKQVHGCTACMKCFENQDNKCVIENDFVNDCIQKMIEADGIIIGTPTYFTDVSVEVKALIDRAGFVCMANGGKLTRKAGAAVVAVRRAGATHAYDTINHLFGISGMFTVGSTYWNIGTGMQPGDVKNDTEGLDNMKNLAQNMAWLLKKIST from the coding sequence GTGAAAGTTGTTGCATTCAATGGGAGCCCAAGAAAAGAAGGGAACACCAGCATTCTTCTGTCAACGGTGTGTGATGAACTAAAAAAAGAAGGTATAGAAACTGAAATTATTCAAATCGGTGGAAAACAGGTCCATGGATGTACTGCCTGTATGAAATGTTTTGAAAACCAGGATAACAAGTGTGTCATTGAGAATGACTTTGTGAACGATTGTATTCAGAAGATGATAGAAGCTGATGGCATCATCATCGGTACTCCGACATACTTTACCGATGTCTCCGTTGAAGTCAAGGCACTTATTGACCGGGCAGGGTTTGTGTGTATGGCGAATGGAGGTAAACTTACCAGGAAGGCAGGAGCGGCTGTTGTCGCTGTCCGAAGAGCTGGTGCAACCCATGCATACGATACCATTAATCATCTCTTTGGAATAAGTGGCATGTTCACCGTGGGATCTACATACTGGAATATCGGAACGGGAATGCAACCAGGCGATGTGAAAAATGACACAGAAGGTCTTGACAATATGAAAAACCTTGCACAAAATATGGCATGGCTGCTGAAGAAAATATCCACATAA
- a CDS encoding histone family protein translates to MADLPIAAVVRVAKNSGAERVGSDASEILVAKTEEYLGKLVKEAVKLAAHAGRKTLKEEDIEMAAGKIV, encoded by the coding sequence ATGGCAGACTTACCAATTGCAGCCGTTGTACGTGTTGCAAAGAACAGTGGTGCTGAGCGGGTCGGATCCGACGCCTCAGAGATCCTTGTAGCAAAGACAGAGGAATATCTCGGAAAACTTGTAAAAGAGGCAGTAAAACTTGCCGCTCATGCGGGAAGAAAAACTCTTAAAGAAGAAGATATCGAGATGGCTGCAGGCAAGATTGTCTGA
- a CDS encoding winged helix-turn-helix transcriptional regulator — translation MEAAIDIIGGKWKPVILWHIRDGPLRFNEIRSILPAITQGMLTRQLRELEADQVVNRTVYAEVPPRVEYSLTEFGMTVIPILDDLCEWGRTYLKITNDFCEKKDLSSSSQAGIDEGSCYADISAHQ, via the coding sequence GTGGAGGCTGCTATAGATATCATAGGGGGAAAATGGAAACCGGTTATTCTCTGGCATATCCGGGATGGTCCTCTTCGATTCAACGAGATACGGTCAATATTGCCCGCAATAACACAGGGGATGCTCACTCGCCAGCTCAGGGAACTGGAAGCAGATCAAGTGGTAAACCGGACAGTATACGCAGAAGTTCCTCCCCGGGTTGAGTATTCACTCACTGAGTTTGGAATGACTGTCATCCCGATACTGGATGATTTATGTGAATGGGGAAGGACGTACCTGAAAATAACCAATGATTTTTGCGAAAAAAAAGACCTCAGCTCTTCATCCCAAGCAGGAATTGATGAAGGATCATGTTATGCAGATATCTCTGCCCATCAATGA
- a CDS encoding manganese efflux pump MntP family protein: MELLFTSILLGIGLAMDCLAVSFAVGAHQKTSRIKAAFILALFFGGFQGGMTVLGWLLGTGFADFISEYDHWVAFGLLFIIGGKMVYEGVQDGEEETAPDVFNLVAVLILAIATSIDALAVGLSFAFLQIFPIIPAIIIGIISGIFATAGVYTGGRLGHLLGRRVDIVGGIILVLIGLRILLEHTVWNGTGL, encoded by the coding sequence ATGGAACTTCTTTTTACTTCGATTCTTCTTGGAATTGGTCTTGCAATGGACTGTCTGGCAGTATCATTTGCCGTCGGAGCCCATCAGAAGACTTCCCGAATCAAAGCAGCATTTATTCTTGCTCTCTTCTTTGGAGGATTTCAGGGTGGTATGACGGTGCTGGGCTGGTTGCTTGGGACCGGTTTTGCAGATTTTATTTCAGAATATGATCACTGGGTTGCATTCGGACTTCTTTTCATCATTGGTGGAAAAATGGTCTATGAGGGGGTACAGGATGGTGAAGAGGAAACAGCACCGGATGTTTTTAACCTTGTAGCTGTTCTCATACTTGCCATTGCAACAAGCATCGATGCTCTTGCAGTTGGTCTTAGTTTTGCATTCTTACAGATTTTCCCCATAATTCCTGCAATAATCATCGGAATTATCTCTGGGATATTTGCTACAGCAGGAGTTTATACCGGGGGGAGGCTGGGTCATTTACTGGGACGGCGTGTTGATATTGTCGGGGGTATCATTCTCGTCCTCATTGGGCTTCGGATACTCCTTGAACATACGGTATGGAACGGAACCGGTCTGTGA
- a CDS encoding MFS transporter yields the protein MTANTAFHVDKATRNRIYFSLYGAVFSAMIGVGIVIPLLPRYAVTLGATGIWIGAIFSAFAISRLIFLPLFGKISDTIGRKRLIVYGLCAYTVLSLLYLLAGSVYEITALRFFHGMASAMILPIALAYINDIAPIGEEGKFIGSFVSSIYLGMSFGPFIGGVIMDLLSMNAVFFAMAFFSLLALVTSILYLPDIQTGPAIKTSFREIIFHKNLQGPVLYQLMYALANGTFMVFLPILAIQDPLISASEIGVIILVSVLTTPIFQHFFSRIADSFRRYHLIALGVTMIGASLLVIPVVQGLSAYLLSAVLLGVGRGISLPSLFALVSCAGREIGQGSASGMVNMSLAIGLIVAPLLSGVIMDLSGIDMVFYVSGVMSLFCTGIFIRLNNREERSENPMTC from the coding sequence ATGACAGCGAACACAGCATTTCATGTAGATAAGGCAACGAGAAACCGAATCTACTTCTCACTCTATGGTGCTGTGTTCTCCGCAATGATTGGGGTTGGCATAGTAATTCCGCTCCTTCCCCGGTATGCAGTTACCCTAGGTGCAACAGGTATCTGGATTGGAGCAATTTTTTCCGCATTTGCCATATCACGTCTTATTTTCCTCCCCCTCTTTGGAAAAATATCTGACACAATCGGGAGGAAGCGATTAATCGTATATGGCCTTTGTGCGTACACCGTTCTCTCACTCTTGTATCTTCTGGCAGGATCGGTGTATGAGATCACAGCTTTGAGGTTTTTTCATGGTATGGCTTCTGCTATGATCCTGCCGATTGCTCTTGCATACATTAATGATATTGCACCGATTGGAGAGGAAGGGAAATTTATCGGATCATTTGTTAGTTCAATCTATCTGGGCATGAGCTTTGGACCATTTATCGGCGGTGTGATTATGGATCTTCTCTCGATGAATGCCGTCTTTTTTGCCATGGCTTTTTTCTCTTTGCTGGCCCTGGTGACAAGTATACTCTACCTCCCAGATATTCAGACAGGCCCGGCAATTAAAACTTCTTTCAGGGAGATTATTTTTCATAAAAACCTCCAGGGCCCGGTACTATATCAACTGATGTATGCTCTGGCAAATGGAACATTCATGGTTTTTCTCCCAATTCTGGCGATACAGGACCCATTGATATCTGCTTCAGAGATCGGAGTTATCATCCTGGTTTCTGTGCTTACGACACCGATATTTCAGCACTTCTTCTCACGGATTGCAGACTCCTTCAGGCGGTATCATCTCATTGCACTTGGTGTTACCATGATAGGAGCATCACTCCTTGTTATTCCGGTTGTGCAGGGATTATCAGCATACCTGCTATCTGCTGTCCTTTTGGGAGTAGGACGAGGGATTTCACTTCCATCTCTATTTGCTCTGGTCTCGTGTGCAGGACGGGAAATCGGTCAGGGAAGTGCTTCGGGGATGGTAAATATGTCACTTGCAATTGGGCTGATTGTTGCTCCGCTCCTCTCTGGGGTGATTATGGACCTTTCCGGAATTGATATGGTTTTTTATGTTTCAGGAGTTATGAGCCTTTTCTGTACGGGAATTTTTATCCGGCTGAATAATAGAGAGGAGCGATCTGAAAATCCGATGACATGTTGA
- a CDS encoding GntP family permease: MITPLLFIGSLIFILVLTVKFRISPFVTLISASFLYGILEGNDPSILLQVIGTGAAKIFQILGIMVFCGVCIAHMLRRSGHIDTIVYDISCVVKNPVDTAGIGGFILSLPLMCCNTAFVLIAPIIERTVGKEGKAPYLYVAAIGSIISFVLIYPSPAVVPVVTTLFSNLHDPWALNTILVPLAGLLLVLLLIYARVTGTILPQEKPCPSGHPRLKAWAPIISPFILVGIGLIIPAVSFLSIISVALFAGLLVAMITVGKEAREIGMHEGTKYAGLIMFDLCGAGAFGAVIAAGSFPADIYTLISGSIPVIILPFILAAALQAASGSRVVSAATTAQILHAAGYPGIYPAALILMIAGGSCMVSFVSDPYFWLVRRFTGDETWGVIRNYTLPLAGIGILIGCAGIILQFILG, encoded by the coding sequence ATGATTACACCACTTCTTTTCATTGGATCTCTCATTTTTATACTGGTTCTTACGGTCAAGTTTCGGATATCTCCCTTTGTTACGCTCATATCAGCGTCATTTCTATATGGTATTCTTGAAGGAAATGATCCGTCCATTCTTCTTCAGGTAATCGGAACAGGTGCGGCAAAAATTTTTCAAATCCTTGGGATTATGGTGTTTTGTGGTGTCTGCATAGCCCATATGCTGAGACGATCCGGACATATTGACACCATTGTATACGATATCTCCTGTGTGGTGAAAAATCCGGTTGATACCGCAGGAATTGGAGGATTTATCCTATCACTTCCGTTGATGTGCTGTAATACTGCATTTGTTTTGATTGCTCCGATTATTGAACGGACCGTTGGAAAAGAAGGAAAAGCACCATATCTCTATGTTGCGGCAATAGGATCCATCATCTCATTTGTGCTGATATATCCTTCACCGGCAGTTGTTCCGGTTGTCACAACCCTTTTCTCAAATCTTCATGATCCCTGGGCACTCAACACCATCCTGGTCCCGCTCGCAGGCCTGCTCCTGGTTCTGCTTCTTATTTATGCACGAGTAACTGGCACCATACTTCCTCAGGAAAAACCATGCCCATCCGGACATCCACGATTGAAAGCCTGGGCTCCAATTATTTCTCCCTTTATCCTTGTCGGCATCGGACTGATAATTCCAGCGGTATCATTCCTTTCCATAATTTCAGTAGCACTGTTTGCCGGACTTCTTGTCGCCATGATCACCGTTGGAAAGGAAGCCAGGGAAATTGGAATGCATGAGGGGACAAAATATGCTGGTCTTATTATGTTTGACCTTTGTGGTGCGGGGGCATTTGGTGCAGTAATTGCAGCAGGTTCATTTCCGGCTGATATTTACACCCTGATTTCAGGGAGTATCCCGGTAATTATTCTGCCATTTATCCTGGCAGCAGCTCTTCAGGCAGCATCTGGTTCACGGGTTGTATCTGCCGCAACAACGGCCCAGATTCTTCATGCTGCAGGGTATCCGGGTATCTATCCGGCTGCTCTTATCCTGATGATAGCAGGTGGTTCCTGTATGGTCTCGTTTGTCAGTGATCCCTATTTCTGGCTTGTACGGCGGTTTACCGGAGACGAAACATGGGGGGTTATCAGAAATTATACTCTTCCTTTGGCAGGGATTGGAATTCTTATTGGGTGTGCCGGGATAATCCTTCAGTTCATTTTAGGGTGA